From the genome of Procambarus clarkii isolate CNS0578487 chromosome 53, FALCON_Pclarkii_2.0, whole genome shotgun sequence:
tataaatgatacataaaatatTCTAGCAAGTTtcacccctggaaacacaaaccgaaactgtctctattttctgcttgttacaacttgtaataaagttgatacatcttggcttaacgtgtttatgacgtttgtgtcaacttgctatattggttgttataactggttaggaggtgttaaaacttgttcgaacgttgtaccaacgtcgtagtttcggtgtgtgttttctGGGACGTTAATTCcacgattgacaccaacaagacaAGTGGTGGGAGATAAGTGGGAGCACGAGACATAACAATACACTGGACGTTCTCTAATACCCCTCAGTATGGACACTGTACCCGGCTTCACGCATGAAAAACATCCCTTACTCTCACACGCAGCCACGGCACTAATATTGCCTCGAGGGAGTATTGCTGCTGTACCAGCTTGTCCAGATGAGCCACTGGGAACAAGTGCAACAGAAAGCCATATGTTCCTCCTAGCTTTTAGACTGAATGCTTCTCCTTAAATTGCCCGTCTTAGTGGTAGTTTCTTTGCTTTGGGGTTTGACGGAATGTGTCAAACACTTCCAAAACCAACTCCTCCTGTTCAGTAGAGATGTCTACACTTACATGTAAGTGCAGTTCGTTTCGATAGACGTTCCTCACTTTGGGTTTAAAATGTCAGTTTGATTTAGACTGCAGAGTATATCTGTTTAGTCCAGCCATTATTGTAGCAAGTTGTTATAAAGTCTTAAGAATACAATGCCTGATTCTGATTCTTGGACGGACCATGGGACAAAAACGAAAAGGGTATTTTAGACAGCCCATTGAGCACTTGTAAACTTTGTGgtatattattgtatatatatatatatatatatatatatatatatatatatatatatatatatatatatatatatatatatatgtatatatatatatatacatatatatatatacatatatatatatacatatatatatatacatatatatatatacatatatatatatatatatatatatatatatatatatatatatatatatatatatatatatatatatatatatataaggcacaactctcctaaacacgagagtgaagtatacaactttagaacactttcccaccaggagactcgaaccctagccagcacagaagccttccagcaactggcataacaggtacgccttgtgGTGGAGCTCTATTAGtatgtggtggagcgggttaaggcgtacctgttatgccagttgctggaaggcttctgtgctggctagggttcgagtctcctggtgggaaagtgttctaaagttgtatatatatatatatatatatatatatatatatatatatatatatatatatatatatatatatatatatatatatataaactctaagtgtgtaaatcacgaaaataaacacgtgattaaaaatgtgacagtgtcagaccacggattcTGACCttcagactccttctgaagatgtattaatatacgaaagtacttaaggaaattcctgtttcaattttccttcgtggtctgacattgtcatataaacACTAATATATAACTCTATTAGTATATTCATTAATGCATATACGTGTTACGTATTAGGGGAGAATTAAAACGAATCTAGGGAAAAACAGCAGCAAATATACATGCTGACACTGAAATAcgctatatttatacatatatcaatatatatatacaccgaagAGATGTAGCTTCTACGAATTCCCCAGCTTCTTGCCCCAACACATACCTCCTGGCTTCCAGTCCCACCTCCCATCCCCAGCACCTCGtccacacccccccctctcccccagctTCTGGTCTCTAAAGACCAAAGAACgacaagtttcttgttccagcgtcaCAGTGTGTCGGTTCAGAGAGGAATGTCAGCTGCATCTCTGGCGCGCGACCTGCCTCTGAGGGGTTCGTGGGCTTGACGAGTGACATCTGTCACCCTGGGGCTTGACGAGCGACACCTGTCACGCTAGTGCTTGACGAGCGACACCTGTCACCCTGGGGCTTGACGAGCGACATCTGTCACCCTGGTGCTTGACGAGCGACACCTGTCACCCTGGGGCTTGACGAGCGACATCTGTCACCCTGGGGCTTGACGAGCGACACCTGTCACCCTGGGGCTTGATgaagattcccccccccccccgtgtgtgtcaCAATTGTAGGCTCCAGGGGGGGGTGAAAGAGACTCAACTACACTatcccttttgagatgtattttcttgtctcaataaacatacttcaaCTTGTAGGCTCAATGCGCCAGAATTGGATGAATAactgtacctaacctaacctaaccaacctaacctaatctaagccaacctaacccaacctaacctaacctaacccaacctaacccaacctaacccaacctaacccaacctaacccaacccaacctaaccaaacctaacccaacctaaccaaacctaacccaacctaaccaaacccaacctaacctaacctaacccaacctaacctaacctaacctaacccaacctaacctaacctaacctaacctaacctagctcaacctaacctagctcaacctaacctaacctaacctaacctaacctagcccaacctaacctaacctaaactaaccttacctaacccaacctaacctaacctaacccaacctaacctaacccaacctaacccaacataacccaacctaacccaacataacctaacctaagccaacctaacctaacctaacccaacctaacctaacctaacttaacctaacctaacctaacccaacccaacccaacctaacctaacccagcctaacctaacctaacctgcagcATAAGTATCgagtgttagttatggagctcagTTGATAACAAGCTCCAGGACTAACCAATCCTTACGGACGCCCATTGGTGAGTTGGTTACAGTACCCTGTATTCTTAGCGGTGATCCTGGGCGGCCGGCGGGTTCGAATCCCTGTcgggtcaaaaaaaaaaaaaggagttcTGATGTAGGACACTGCGAGCGGCACCCTCcaggctacgggctcaccatagcccgtgctacttgttccaggtagcgaatctttaacaacagcaacaacaacaacggcaccCTCCAATCCTACAATGAACAGTGGTTGCGAAGGGGAACACTAATCAGCCATGAACATGAACTCAATATGAACAAAAAATAACGTGAGAAAAAAattcctcccccccaaaaaaaattcgAAAAAACATTTCAATGAATGATCGTACAGATATCATAAATTATATTAGCATTTCACAGcgataaaaaaaaaactctgacAGTTTTTTTTAATTCAAGATCACGTGGATCAAAATAATTGACCGTCCGAACATTTTGGCCGACCAATCAGAAATCTGAACGATAAGATCAGGAGGGCAAAGGATTCTATTTCCATGTTTGGGAAAAAACAGGCACAGCCCAGGATAACAGGCAGGCTCTGCTTGATATCTTGCTGAATTATACTGATTCTGCCTCTTGCACAATACTGGGGGAATTCAGTggttatctttctctctctctctctctctctctctctctctctctctctctcgagagagagagagagagagagagagagagagagagagagagagagagagagagagagagagagagagagagagagagagagagagaggagagagagagagagagagagagagagagagagagagagagagagagagagagagagagagagagagagagagagagagagagagagagagagagagagagagagagaagagagagagagagagagagagagagagagagagagagagagagagagagagagagagagagagagagagagagagagagagagagagagagaagagccgcAGGGAGAGATGGAATCCACAATATTTCTGGAGTTCCATGATAACAATCAAGAGTTGAGTTGCCTGCCACATGTCGGGCGAAGATTGGACACATGGCCTCAGAAGACAGGAACTCTATCAAGGGTTAAAACAtgccgccgccagccgccacgaACAACATTTTAATGGGAGACGGAAATAAATCCAAAAGAAAACTCACAATCACTTCAAAGACGATCTAAACAGGTTTTCGAAATGGGCAATAGATTGGTAGATGCAGTTTTATGCTAACAAATGTAAAGTTCTGGGGGCTAGATAATCATGATAAGAGTTACAGGATACAAGCTGAATGTATTGAGATTAGGAAGCCTGATTGTGAAAGGAATCCATGGGTCATGATCAGTAAGATTTTAAAGCCAAAaagaatatatgcatatatgttcgaaataaggcaaataggacactgggatatatttctcgaagcgttagtaataagacacctggtgttattcttcagctatatcttgctcttgttaggccccatttagattatgaagtTCAGTTCTggtcatactatagaatggatatgaaTTCACTAGAaagcgtccagcgtaggatgacaaaattAATCCTGCAAGTttgaaacctttcatatgaagaaagattgaaaaACTATAATTTACATTGTCATTTTCATTCAAATGTACAggtatatgttgaccagaccacacactagaaattgaagggacgacgacgtttcggtccgtcctggaccattctcaagtcgattgtgagaacaatcgacttgagaatggtccagaacggaccgaaacgtcgtcggcccttcaatttctagtgtgtggtcgggtcaacatacttcagccacgttattgtgactcatcgcctgcatacaggtATATGAATGGGCACAACcaaggagatattaataaggtattaaatatGGGAGTATGCAATATAGAACATGGAGCAATGGATATACATTCGATTTGTTTAAATTTAggcaagacctgggtaaatactggttcagtgacAGGGCTGTATTTTTGCAAAATAAATTACCAGGTAATACCAGGTaaacttaacataatagaaataGCATccgttgattgtttcaagcgtaggttcgacatatatttgaatgagattgggtggatataaattggagatgcctcgtatgggccaaaaggtctTGTTCATttatcttcattcttatgttctgcgGTTACACTGATTCTTATGTCCTTATATCTACAACCTTACTTATATCCCCCCTTTTATTAACCTTTTTATCCACTTGTATACTTTAATCATGTCAccacttacacacagaaatcacaatagcgtgatgtatcaaatgtatcaaatagctcagtcgattaaggcagcgtctgggatgctctcggacgcaggttcgaatcctcgtcacggcccttgtggatttgtttatgccACCCCTTCTCTTTATATTTCTGGTGAGTGTATGTTACGCCTGTTTAATTCCTTCATCAAGGGACGCTTCTAATCTCCATTCTGTAAAAACGTCTTTCAGCTTATAACTTTCAATTTAATGATTTTATTCCTTTCGTATTGTCTAGGTGAGGTGTAACACGTTCAGCTCTACCTCTGTGGCTTATCTAAGACCAAGAATTCCATTCAATTCAATTCAAGAATGGAATTCCCAAGAATTCCATTCTTGGGAATTTGCATATTCCCTTCAGAAGTTCAGTAACGCTCTTGCAACCTCTGCAGAGTTGACtgcgctggttgatacctggttgatggtgttctgggagttcttctactccccaagcccggcccgaggccaggctcgacttgtgagagtttggtccaccaggctgttgcttggcaacccgttctcgcactttcgttctcgcacttaacctattataagtataggttaagtaataattgtaattacgaagcaataagatgcttatcttaacatactaagaaggttaggtaaggtcggtgttttctatgaagcttttcaaggtaaactagtatgtcgcatatgcacgtatttaataagtcaatattgactgtaagaacgtGCGAGAACGGGTAGTGCTTGGAGCGGAGTCATTACTCTGGTCAACTTCTCTTGTTGAGATattagagagatagagatagagatactgTTGTTACCCTGGCGCTCTCTTACCCTGGTCAACTTCTTccccttgcatcatttttattgcttcaTATATTATGCAAGCAGTGCGCTCTGCTTGAGGCTTCCCATGCATTGGTTTTGGGGTTCAAGTGCTCAGGACGGTCTTCCGTAGTCAACACCCCTCTTTGTTCAACATATATTTAACCTTATCATACTTAGATGTAGTTTTAGACTATAGTATATGAATTTGTCTTCGCTTAAgtgaagttgtgatctgagtgtaATATATTTATGTGACAATTTATAACAACGAGGGGAAGTGAAACAAGAAATTACTTAAGGACTTTCGTGActcaacacacatacatatacacacacatatatatatatacgtaatatatacctgatatatatataaatgatcttcaagagcgtatagactcattcctctcaatgtctgctaacgatgccaaaattatgagaaggtttAAGACAagacagcatgaggcttcaagatgacctggacaaaccgaAGAAATGgtgcaacaaatggctgttagagtttatcccgagcaaatgtaaagtaattaaaatacgtGGAGAGAGAAGGAGGTCAGATACAAGGCACCATTTGAGAGATTAAATTCTTCAagtatcagagagagaaagacatgggggggggattgatatcacgccagccctttccctgaagcccatatcaagtggatatcatcagcggcatatgccagttaAGCCAAAATAAGAACGTCCTTTAgaagcttgtgtaaggaatcattcagaaccttgtataacaCATATGCCAGACCGATccaagagtatgcagctccagcatggagtccgtatcttgtcaagcacaagactaaattgtAAAAGGTACAGAGGTATACAATCAgtctagtacccgagctaaggggtatgagctacgaggagagactacaggaactaaacctcacgtcgctggatgacagaagaattcggggagacatgatcctcacgtacaaaattatcagaggaattgacagggtagataaagacaatttatttggaccgtcgtggaccattatcaagtccactTGACTTAATAGTGGTcctggacgaaccgaaacgtcatcgcttctccatcttctgagtagtggtttggtcatcttgacttttttagtgtcggagtagttaacaaacggaatgcactagacagtgatgtggtggaggctgactcgatacatagtttcaaatgtagatatgattgagtctaataggctcaggaacctgttcacctgttgattgaatgttgggaggcgggaccgaagagcggaagctcaacccccgcaagcacaactaggtgagtacacagactctctctctccctctctctctctctctctctctatatatatatatatatatatatatatatatatatatatatatatatatatatatatatatatatatatatgtatatatatatatatattaacacatAACAATCACTGTTCGAATACCTCATCCAGCTCTTTGGAGGTGCGGTACGTGCCCAAGATAtagcaagcatttcctctctgcatcgcgacactgaggcgctggaacaagaaactgacCGCTCTTGAGTTACTAGTTTGCCTAATGAGTTCCAAACCCCTCCTCCTTTAGGAACCTATATATCTCTACCGGTGTCTCAGGATGATGCCATAAGTACCACACTCACCTCTCAAGAAGTCCACCTTTTAAGAACCTTATGATACTCTACCACAGTGGCCTCCGaccactgtggtagagtggaAAGTATACTAAGTGAAAGTATATCTGAATCCTCGAGAATTAGGAAGTGGTGAGTATGCTGATGAGGCCTAATTTGAATAATAAAAAGTGTGGCAGCGGTTCGCAGGTCTTTTGAATACAAGTAACAGTGCTGCCTGTCCCCAAAAGTTAGTAATCACTATTCTAAACGGTTCTTATAAAAGGCCATTTGCATGGTTGAAAAGTTTCATCATTTGATTGGCCTTTAACACCAGCTGAACTGGCCCATGACAGAATGACATTCATTCAGATATTTTCTGCCAATCAGGACTCCCGAGGGCTGAAGTTCTGACGTGTATTGTAATTCTGGTTGAAAACAGTGTGTTGAAAACCCCGACAATTGTTTTGTTCACAGACTAAATAATTACATAAACTCTGAACTAAGTTCTGCCTCAAAGAATGACGATGTggttgtgcaacccgttctcgcacttgcttatagtcaatatcttgcttatgaataagtgcatatgtgacatgctaatttattgtgaatatttgagtttaccttgaaatgtTGAATAgacaaaccacaacctaacctaaccttcttagtatgttaatattGGATTGTGGTGGTTTGTGACTGGTAGTGTGTTTGTTGCAGAGTTCTTACCTGTTTGTGCCCTCAGGACCGAACGTTGGTTCTTGGCTCCCAGATTCCAGCCGCCTGTCCTCTAGTGCAATAAACCCGAGCTAAATATCCCATATCATCTTTACACTATTCTATCTTGCATCTTTATGGCTTATCTACGTCTTATTCTATTGGTATCCATTATAATTATATCTTTTCGCCATGCCTATTgccctaagtattttgtatgtctaAATCAGGTCTACTTTCCCTCTCTTCTGTATTTTAGCTCCATTTAATCCACCTATTTTCAACCTTCCACCGTTCCCACTCCGAAGCAATTCTGGGATGAGCCTCATTGCAAACTTCAATAACTTTTTAAAATCCCTTACGTAATTTTTTTGAGGTTGGGCCCCATGACTGGCTGCATGCTCTAGgaatggtctcacgtaggtggcgTAAAGGGGATCTGAAAACCTCCTTATTGAGATTCATGAGAGGCGGCACTCATGCTCGAAAGTTTAAAGTATGGTGATCATGCTATACTATTTTCACGAAGCTTAGTGGTGAAGCGCTTAATGTTGTACCCGCTTGTTGTACCCGCTTGGTGATGTACCCGCTTGGTGATGTACCCGCTTGGTGTTGTGCCCGCTTGGTGATGTACCCGCTTGTTGTACCCGCTTGGTGTTGTACCCGCTTGATGTTGTACCCGCTTGTTGTACCCGCTTGTTGTACCCGCTTGTTGTACCCGCTTGGTGTTGTACCCGCTTGCTGTTGTACCCGCTTGGTGTTGTACCCGCTTGGTTTTGTACCCGCTTGGTGATGTACCCGCTTGGTTTTGTACCCGCTTGGTGATGTACCCGCTTGGTGTTGTACCCGCTTGTTGTACCCGCTTGGTGTTGTACCCGCTTGGTGTTGTACCCGCTTGGTGATGTACCCGCTTGGTGTTGTACCCGCTTGGTGTTGTACCCGCTTGGTGATGTACCCGCTTGGTGTTGTACCCGCTTGTTGTTGTACCCGCCTGGTGTTGTACCCGCTTGGTGTTGTACCCGCTTGGTGCTGTATCCGCTTGGTGATGTACCCGCTTGGTGTTGTACCCGCCTGGTGTTGTACTCGCTTGGTGCTGTACCCGCTTGGTGATGTACCCGCTTGGTGTTGTACCCGCTTGGTGTTGTAACCGCTTGGTGTTGTACCCGCTTGTTGTACCAGCTTGTTGTACCCGCTTGGTGATGTACCCGCTTGGTGATGTACCCGCTTGATGATGTACCCGCTTGGTGATGTACCCGCTTGGTGATGTACCCGCTTGGTGTTGTACCCGCTTGATGCTGTACCCGCTTGGTGATGTACCCGCTTGGTGATGTACCCGCTTGGTGATGTACCCGCTTGATGTTGTACCCGCTTGATGTTGTACCCGCTTGATGATGTACCCGCTTGGTGTTGTACCCGCTTGGTGATGTACCCGCTTGATGTTGTACCCGCTTGGTGATGTACCCGCTTGGTGTTGTACCCGCTTGGTGATGTACCCGCTTGGTGATGTACCCGCTTGGTGATGTACCCGCTTGATGATGTACCCGCTTGATGTTGTACCCGCTTGGTGATGTACCCGCTTGGTGTTGTACCCGCTTGGTGATGCACCCGCTTGGTGATGTACCCGCTTGGTGTTGTACTAGCTTGGTGATGTACCCGCTTGGTGATGTACCCGCTTGTTGTACCCGCTTGGTGATGTACCCGCTTGGTGTTGTACCCGCTTGGTGATGTACCCGCTTGTTGTACCCGCTTGGTGATTTACCCGCTTGGTATTGTACCCGCTTGGTGATGTACCCGCTTGTTGTACCCGCTTGATGATGTACCCGCTTGGTGATGTTTACCACTCCAACTACAGTGCCAGAGAACCACTCCACCTACAGTGATGAGAACCACTCCACCAACAGTGCCAGAGAACCACTCCACCaacagtgctggagaaccactccaCCAACAGTGATGAGAACCACTCCACCTACAGTGCCAGAGAACCACTCCACCaacagtgctggagaaccactccaCCAACAGTGATGAGAACCACTCCACCTACAGTGCCAGAGAACCACTCCACCtacagtgctggagaaccactccaCCTACAGTGCCAGAGAACCACTCCACCAACAGTGCCAGAGAACCACTCCACCTACAGTGCCGGAGAACCACTCCACCTACAGTGACTGAGAACCACTCCACCTACAGTGATGAGAACCCCTCCACCTACAGTGCCGGAGAACCACTCCACCAACAGTGCCAGAGAACTACTCCACCAACAGTGCCAGAGAACCACTCCACCAACAGTGCCAGAGAACCACTCCACCAACAGTGCCAGAGAACCACTCCACCAACAGTGCCGGAGAACCACTCCACCAACAGTGCCGGAGAACCACTCCACCAACAGTG
Proteins encoded in this window:
- the LOC123767258 gene encoding hornerin-like, which translates into the protein MVLWHCSWSGYLALLVEWFSGTVEWFSGTVVGVVNITKRVHHQAGTTSGYITKRVQYQAGKSPSGYNKRVHHQAGTTPSGYITKRVQQAGTSPSGYITKLVQHQAGTSPSGCITKRVQHQAGTSPSGYNIKRVHHQAGTSPSGYITKRVHHQAGTTPSGYITKRVQHQAGTSPSGYNTKRVHHQAGTTSSGYNIKRVHHQAGTSPSGYITKRVQHQAGTTPSGYITKRVHHQAGTSSSGYITKRVHHQAGTTSWYNKRVQHQAVTTPSGYNTKRVHHQAGTAPSEYNTRRVQHQAGTSPSGYSTKRVQHQAGTTPGGYNNKRVQHQAGTSPSGYNTKRVQHQAGTSPSGYNTKRVQHQAGTTSGYNTKRVHHQAGTKPSGYITKRVQNQAGTTPSGYNSKRVQHQAGTTSGYNKRVQQAGTTSSGYNTKRVQQAGTSPSGHNTKRVHHQAGTSPSGYNKRVQH